The Trypanosoma brucei brucei TREU927 chromosome 2, complete sequence genome has a window encoding:
- a CDS encoding expression site-associated gene (ESAG) protein, putative produces MRKRKNGKDAHFECRVGIAIVVWNMVLLSVCLVAVLLKNNQHDTKGPGGELVAKVHFVVAQTRFSPGWCRMLVSSLFTNVTVVSVGNGGWYGHVRRWTWIEEYIRRGNMRDEDIVVAFDGADTFFTEVKFREREIQTFLQRSPRNPEAYSETAILQGVMSSPLIFATERGCYAPQAYIMLGDEDKKSDKRCEHMYEKMRQLASEGGAGGLAGSGVKKAYLNGGGAIARVWALKEALKVFFSIKRESYKWWCDQSMWVVVFMWSITRPQHVSQKLLLRRGIMSLDYTSRWFVRAPLKANFSSIIVHSGPNNWEKLGLQRSMRVLSWYRQLATPNGRQQAKEYLRSQMVWLYNPKRKKLSLKRFVEVCPIDKAVNQKWLSRPLRK; encoded by the coding sequence atgaggaagagaaaaaatggaaaagatgcCCATTTCGAATGCCGCGTTGGGATAGCGATTGTGGTGTGGAACATGGTGCTGTTGAGCGTTTGCTTGGTAGCAGTATTGTTGAAAAATAACCAGCACGACACGAAAGGGCCTGGTGGAGAGCTGGTAGCCAAAGTGCATTTCGTCGTGGCGCAGACAAGATTTTCCCCGGGGTGGTGTAGAATGTTGGTTAGCTCCCTATTCACCAATGTAACGGTCGTTAGTGTGGGGAACGGGGGGTGGTACGGGCATGTTAGGAGGTGGACGTGGATAGAGGAATATATCAGGAGGGGGAATATGCGGGATGAGGATATCGTGGTCGCGTTTGATGGTGCCGACACATTTTTTACAGAAGTAAAGTTcagggagagggaaatacAGACCTTCTTGCAGCGTTCACCACGAAATCCAGAGGCATACAGCGAAACGGCCATCTTACAGGGAGTGATGTCTTCCCCGTTGATTTTTGCGACCGAAAGGGGGTGTTACGCTCCACAAGCGTATATTATGCTGGGGGATGAGGACAAAAAAAGTGACAAGCGCTGTGAACATATGTATGAGAAGATGAGGCAGCTGGCGAGCGAAGGAGGTGCTGGAGGGCTCGCTGGCAGTGGGGTGAAGAAAGCCTACCTCAATGGCGGTGGCGCGATTGCACGAGTATGGGCGCTGAAAGAAGCCCTGAAAGTATTCTTCAGCATCAAAAGAGAAAGCTACAAGTGGTGGTGCGATCAGAGTAtgtgggtggtggtgttcaTGTGGAGCATCACGAGACCACAGCACGTAAGCCAAAAACTATTACTACGAAGAGGCATTATGTCCCTTGACTATACCTCCAGGTGGTTTGTCCGGGCCCCACTCAAGGCAAACTTCTCCTCCATCATTGTCCATTCGGGACCAAACAATTGGGAGAAGCTGGGCCTGCAAAGGTCTATGAGGGTGTTATCGTGGTATCGCCAGCTTGCGACCCCGAATGGGCGCCAGCAAGCAAAGGAATATTTGCGCTCTCAAATGGTTTGGTTATACAACccgaagagaaagaaattaTCATTGAAACGCTTCGTTGAGGTGTGTCCCATTGATAAGGCGGTGAACCAAAAATGGTTGTCCAGACCACTGAGGAAGTAA
- a CDS encoding variant surface glycoprotein (VSG)-related, putative produces the protein MKATGCWVPLVVTVIGQLSCVVGAREPLVNEQEFGALCAMINFSQDLETQQLEESVKDSARHIGAIGLAVGLQSLSEAEDVENVQVGRQGEGGGGGGYWSFWEEAGTKLKGDKTRYIQWVEANFDILRKEKIKEAVENAHTCMKTNNNLWLELKMSPINKSLSDALSGSNKADVMIKQHLEAVEVCGGKGGQPSVWAGKSLIVDLLCICGGSPMPNDRQQACCEGCSTGANEDPWKPVEQSNTRWKHLAQRCKSIGTNEKLSSSSLSRATKVFLEVLKRSTAQKEGTKTFLGAASGEPQHGCTGHTQPGNGKCVQYPTEMVGNENPAVPWLLVLQQAATRIDKLREIEKKLKDILRNVESIKTSKLSQMPRSGISQLKDGTTCNKGRGQKGPSSGVECSECESQAECTHTGCNKREGNCIDIKRPPLASQADKISVPLWLFFLP, from the coding sequence ATGAAGGCGACTGGGTGTTGGGTTCCCTTAGTGGTGACAGTAATAGGTCAGTTAAGTTGTGTAGTGGGGGCGAGAGAGCCCCTGGTGAACGAACAAGAGTTTGGAGCCTTATGTGCTATGATAAACTTTTCCCAAGATCTGGAAACGCAGCAACTCGAAGAAAGCGTCAAAGACTCAGCGAGGCATATTGGAGCCATTGGTTTGGCTGTTGGGCTTCAAAGTTTGTCCGAGGCGGAAGACGTAGAAAATGTCCAGGTAGGCCGGCAAGGCGAAggtggagggggaggaggctACTGGAGCTTCTGGGAAGAAGCGGGAACCAAACTTAAAGGTGACAAGACTCGGTATATTCAGTGGGTTGAAGCGAACTTCGACATActaaggaaggaaaaaataaaagaagcagTAGAAAACGCGCACACGTGcatgaaaacaaacaacaatttgTGGCTGGAGCTGAAAATGAGCCCGATCAACAAGAGTTTAAGTGACGCACTCAGTGGGTCGAACAAAGCTGATGTTATGATAAAGCAACACCTGGAAGCTGTGGAAGtttgtggaggaaaaggtggACAACCAAGTGTGTGGGCAGGAAAGTCGTTGATCGTGGATTTGTTGTGCATATGCGGAGGTTCTCCCATGCCGAACGATCGGCAGCAGGCATGCTGCGAAGGCTGCAGCACCGGTGCAAATGAAGATCCATGGAAGCCAGTAGAGCAATCGAACACTCGATGGAAACATCTGGCCCAAAGATGCAAGTCGATCGGTACCAACGAGAAACTATCCAGCAGTTCCCTCTCACGCGCCACTAAGGTTTTTTTGGAGGTCCTTAAACGTTCTACAGCACAGAAGGAAGGTACAAAAACATTTCTCGGAGCAGCGAGCGGGGAGCCCCAGCACGGATGCACTGGGCACACGCAACCAGGTAACGGAAAATGCGTCCAATATCCAACGGAGATGGTAGGTAATGAGAACCCTGCGGTCCCTTGGCTCCTGGTATTGCAACAAGCAGCTACTAGGATAGATAAGTTAAGagaaattgagaaaaaattgaaggaTATCCTGAGAAATGTTGAGAGTataaaaacaagcaaactaAGCCAAATGCCCCGATCCGGAATCTCTCAACTTAAAGATGGCACAACATGTAACAAGGGACGTGGGCAAAAGGGTCCTAGCTCCGGCGTTGAATGCAGTGAGTGCGAAAGTCAAGCAGAATGTACGCACACAGGTTGCAACAAACGGGAAGGAAACTGCATAGATATAAAAAGACCGCCATTAGCAAGCCAAGCAGACAAAATCAGTGTTCCGTTGTGGctatttttccttccatgA